Proteins encoded within one genomic window of Trichoderma asperellum chromosome 2, complete sequence:
- a CDS encoding uncharacterized protein (EggNog:ENOG41), protein MPLTPQEYLEWWLTSSLDPLKELTDKETLECTPQQVGFEQTIQRRLRAFDNDVDLREALRLHVKRLSFRKVSDLSVNPRNKLRELTLTVFKKPEDGGLDPKGVMQALSELNIVELRRRRLVAETPLTFKPNHPAFGSAAMIQELNKKATEKFGQFHMGFRASMVLEELKQQRATRKPSVEIMAVVNALFPAHDLLKNSEDVSLVPYTEAFLFCVRFTILCHLLGENPSSEKQQALIQEKLFIWCSLPKYQQAYKAFTQYIEEFKTIETLCFNVLQLAQNRSARRRSGSSRSSFTPNSLVMVKSILKGSPQSPREVEDPAESRRSVSPEFVASAPPVPNPLLKGLPGREVSPSKTDGAAFAFDDLSAPKLRVEHTSTLSKTIFDQHPLAKDLNLDSREKAQLGLLLPKQKNRRKF, encoded by the exons ATGCCACTCACGCCCCAGGAGTACCTGGAGTGGTGGCTGACCAGCAGCCTTGATCCCCTCAAGGAACTCACAGACAAGGAAACGCTAGAGTGCACTCCCCAGCAAGTAGGCTTTGAGCAAACTATTCAGCGAAGACTGCGTGCTTTTGACAATGATGTCGATCTTCGAGAGGCTCTACGGCTGCACGTGAAGCGGCTTTCGTTTCGCAAAGTTTCTGATCTCTCGGTCAACCCGAGAAACAAACTGAGAGAGCTCACGCTGACCGTCTTCAAGAAGCCTGAAGATGGTGGTCTAGACCCAAAGGGAGTCATGCAAGCACTTTCCGAGCTCAACATTGTAGAGCTTCGACGACGTCGACTTGTTGCTGAGACGCCCTTAACTTTCAAACCAAATCACCCTGCCTTTGGATCAGCCGCGATGATTCAAGAGCTGAACAAGAAGGCCACGGAAAAGTTTGGTCAATTTCACATGGGATTCAGAGCATCC ATGGTTCTCGAAGAGTTGAAACAGCAGAGAGCCACTAGAAAGCCTTCTGTGGAAATAATGGCGGTTGTGAACGCCCTCTTTCCAGCTCACGATCTTTTGAAAAATTCAGAAGACGTTAGCCTTGTTCCGTACACGGAAGCCTTCCTCTTTTGTGTTCGATTTACGATTCTCTGTCATCTTCTTGGGGAGAACCCATCAAGCGAGAAACAGCAAGCCTTGATTCAAGAGAAGCTGTTTATCTGGTGCAGCCTGCCAAAATACCAGCAGGCGTACAAGGCATTCACTCAGTACATTGAGGAGTTCAAAACGATTGAGACGCTTTGTTTCAATGTACTACAGCTGGCACAAAATCGGTCTGCTCGCCGAAGATCGGGATCTAGCAGGTCGTCGTTTACTCCAAATTCTTTGGTCATGGTCAAATCCATCCTTAAGGGATCTCCTCAAAGTCCTCGCGAGGTAGAAGATCCAGCTGAATCCAGGAGATCTGTCTCTCCAGAATTCGTGGCATCGGCTCCTCCCGTTCCCAATCCATTACTCAAGGGACTTCCAGGTCGAGAAGTGTCCCCTTCCAAAACTGACGGAgcagcttttgcttttgatgACCTATCTGCGCCAAAGTTGCGAGTTGAACACACTTCCACCTTGTCGAAGACTATATTTGATCAGCATCCCCTTGCCAAAGACTTGAACCTCGATTCGCGAGAGAAGGCTCAGCTCGGACTTCTCCTCCCCAAGCAGAAAAACCGTCGCAAGTTTTAG